A region of Chitinophaga horti DNA encodes the following proteins:
- a CDS encoding MarR family winged helix-turn-helix transcriptional regulator: MAPTRDEKLQAIISQRSRSLIKLVSLVKKDIETKLMDRLHSMGYENFKMGDMVCLANVQLDGTINNELAKKAKITKQAMSKVVKSLETEGYIYTRKHETDNRASVIYLTDRGKDLAITAFECVREIQADYVSIIGEDDSEKLREILTKLLTKLDML, encoded by the coding sequence ATGGCACCAACTCGTGACGAAAAATTACAGGCAATCATCTCCCAACGCAGCAGGTCGCTGATAAAGCTGGTAAGCCTTGTGAAGAAAGACATAGAGACCAAACTGATGGACCGCCTCCATTCTATGGGGTACGAAAACTTCAAGATGGGCGACATGGTTTGCCTGGCGAACGTGCAATTAGACGGTACGATCAATAATGAACTGGCCAAAAAGGCGAAAATCACCAAACAGGCGATGAGTAAGGTGGTGAAAAGCCTGGAAACAGAGGGCTACATCTATACGCGCAAGCACGAAACGGATAATCGCGCGTCAGTCATCTATCTCACCGACCGGGGCAAAGACCTGGCGATTACGGCATTTGAGTGTGTCAGGGAAATACAAGCCGACTATGTAAGCATCATCGGGGAAGATGATTCGGAGAAGCTGCGCGAGATACTGACGAAGCTGTTAACTAAACTGGATATGTTATAA
- a CDS encoding DHA2 family efflux MFS transporter permease subunit → MSLKPKGFKKWIIVATVISATMLELIDTTIVNVALSQISGNLGATIEDASWIVTAYAIANVIVIPMTGFLASYFGRKNYYFFSIIIFTLSSFMCGNAHSLWELVAYRFIQGIGGGALLSTSQSILFDTFEVSERPTASAIFGMGVIIGPTIGPTLGGYIVENFHWSLIFDINVPVGIIAAFLVFNYIDKQEHEYNIDRKAIKIDYIGILTLMTWVGCLQYILEKGQSEDWFAAKHIVVLAIITVVAFITFLWWELTTDHPAIHLKVLKNRTLAITTLLTFVMGMGIYCSMFVYPVWMQRVMGFTAVLTGESLLPGALLAAVTMPIVGKQIQRGVPPKYLITAGFIMFAVFCFWMSSASSEAGVAFFFWPLMLRGLGSATLSVPLTNQAVSGLKPHEMPHGIAINNMLRQLGGAFGIAFMNTYVANNFAIHRDQLRTYVNADNPMAMERVNQYANALMAKGINAIDAMKAAWGMVNNTVEKHAYILTYLDAFRIVGFFFVCILPIMFFVKKKSVSAAAMKEAAEHAH, encoded by the coding sequence ATGTCACTTAAACCCAAAGGTTTCAAAAAATGGATCATCGTTGCAACGGTGATATCGGCTACCATGCTGGAGCTGATAGACACGACGATTGTAAACGTGGCCCTTTCGCAGATCAGTGGTAACCTTGGGGCTACCATTGAAGATGCTTCCTGGATTGTGACCGCGTACGCTATTGCAAACGTGATCGTTATCCCGATGACAGGCTTTCTGGCCAGTTATTTCGGCCGAAAGAACTATTACTTTTTCTCCATCATTATATTCACCTTATCCTCTTTCATGTGCGGAAACGCCCACTCCTTATGGGAATTGGTCGCCTACCGGTTCATACAGGGGATAGGCGGTGGCGCCCTGCTTTCCACCTCCCAGTCGATCCTGTTCGATACGTTCGAAGTAAGTGAAAGACCTACGGCTTCGGCCATCTTCGGGATGGGTGTGATCATCGGCCCTACCATCGGTCCGACGCTCGGTGGTTATATCGTTGAAAACTTTCACTGGTCATTGATCTTCGACATCAACGTACCCGTGGGCATCATTGCTGCCTTCCTGGTATTTAATTATATCGATAAGCAGGAGCATGAATACAACATCGATCGCAAGGCCATCAAGATAGACTATATCGGTATCCTCACACTCATGACCTGGGTGGGCTGTTTGCAGTACATACTTGAAAAAGGGCAGTCGGAAGACTGGTTTGCAGCCAAACATATTGTGGTGCTGGCGATCATTACCGTGGTGGCGTTTATCACCTTTCTCTGGTGGGAGCTTACCACCGATCATCCGGCCATTCACCTGAAAGTACTGAAGAACCGAACGTTGGCCATTACCACCTTACTTACGTTTGTGATGGGTATGGGTATCTATTGTTCGATGTTCGTGTACCCGGTGTGGATGCAGCGTGTGATGGGCTTTACGGCCGTATTGACCGGTGAATCGTTGTTGCCCGGCGCTTTGCTGGCAGCTGTAACGATGCCGATCGTCGGTAAACAGATACAGCGGGGCGTACCGCCGAAGTATTTGATCACTGCGGGTTTCATCATGTTTGCAGTTTTCTGTTTCTGGATGTCGTCTGCCAGCTCCGAAGCGGGTGTAGCCTTCTTCTTCTGGCCGTTGATGCTGAGAGGACTTGGCTCTGCGACGCTGAGCGTGCCGCTGACCAACCAGGCAGTGTCCGGACTTAAACCGCATGAAATGCCGCATGGTATCGCGATCAACAATATGCTTCGGCAGTTGGGTGGTGCATTTGGTATCGCGTTTATGAACACGTATGTGGCTAACAACTTTGCCATCCACCGTGATCAGTTACGCACTTATGTAAATGCGGACAATCCCATGGCGATGGAGCGCGTCAATCAATACGCCAATGCCTTAATGGCAAAAGGCATTAATGCGATCGATGCGATGAAAGCTGCCTGGGGCATGGTGAACAATACGGTGGAGAAACACGCCTACATTCTCACTTACCTTGATGCGTTCCGGATCGTTGGTTTCTTTTTTGTCTGCATCCTGCCCATTATGTTCTTCGTGAAAAAGAAAAGCGTAAGCGCAGCCGCGATGAAGGAAGCCGCCGAACATGCGCACTAA
- a CDS encoding HlyD family secretion protein, with amino-acid sequence METANANPRKGKLVMRIVFIAILIAGAAYGIKTWMYARSHETTDNAQIEGHAAPVIARVAGYVKSLDIQDYGAVKKGDTLVVIDDEEYKIALQQAQADYAQALADLETAKASMTNAGATLKMSQTNAQVALVKKDKSTADLRRDQNLFNDQAITNRQLDDTKANSLANDKTYQAALDQIELSKAGITVAASKIKQAEAIVASKKALVDQATLKLTYTHIIAPANGKIGRKPIEAGQFVQQGQNLFTVIDGTGFYVVANFKETQLPNIKLGQEAEIEIDGYADKLTGKVVEISQATGAKFSLLPPDNATGNFVKIVQRVPVKILLDNADKYADKLRAGLSVEVAIKY; translated from the coding sequence ATGGAAACAGCAAATGCAAATCCCCGCAAAGGGAAATTAGTGATGCGCATCGTATTTATCGCGATTTTGATCGCAGGTGCAGCATACGGCATTAAAACCTGGATGTACGCCAGGAGTCACGAAACTACCGACAACGCCCAGATCGAGGGCCATGCAGCCCCGGTAATCGCCCGCGTGGCAGGTTATGTGAAAAGCCTTGATATTCAGGACTATGGGGCCGTTAAGAAAGGTGATACCCTAGTGGTAATTGACGACGAAGAGTATAAAATTGCCCTGCAGCAGGCCCAAGCGGATTACGCCCAGGCGCTGGCCGACCTCGAAACCGCCAAGGCCTCAATGACCAATGCGGGTGCCACCCTTAAAATGTCGCAGACCAACGCGCAAGTGGCCTTAGTAAAGAAAGATAAATCTACCGCCGACCTCCGCCGTGACCAAAACCTGTTCAACGACCAGGCGATCACGAACCGCCAGCTCGACGATACGAAAGCCAACTCCCTGGCCAACGATAAAACGTACCAGGCTGCCCTGGACCAGATTGAACTGTCGAAAGCAGGTATTACCGTTGCCGCCAGTAAAATCAAACAGGCGGAAGCGATCGTGGCCAGCAAAAAGGCTTTGGTAGATCAGGCGACCCTTAAACTCACTTACACCCATATTATCGCGCCGGCAAATGGTAAGATCGGCAGAAAACCGATTGAAGCCGGACAGTTTGTACAACAGGGTCAAAACCTGTTTACGGTGATCGATGGTACTGGCTTTTACGTAGTGGCCAACTTTAAAGAAACACAACTGCCGAACATCAAACTGGGTCAGGAAGCTGAAATAGAAATTGACGGTTATGCCGACAAGCTGACTGGCAAAGTGGTGGAAATCTCCCAGGCCACGGGTGCGAAATTCTCCCTGCTGCCGCCCGACAACGCTACCGGTAACTTCGTAAAGATCGTACAGCGCGTACCTGTAAAGATCCTGCTTGATAATGCAGATAAGTATGCAGACAAGCTCCGCGCCGGTCTCAGTGTTGAAGTTGCTATAAAATATTAA
- a CDS encoding CHAT domain-containing protein produces the protein MTWLCCVYANALFAQDTSVLRKLQQADNLEEWLYARMDYAAEDPAHRLTFLMATQSAAWRFPRNNHERLAWLDLHTYQGYYQLYTGHIIPSIQAYEAAYRYYYDDPVPDTDVLEFVLMPLGNNYTRLGDYERAQFIHDKSLRIARERNDARAIAGACSNLAVAAQMLEQFDEAKRYAWSGLQSAPPGSSIAGLLHATLADVYHETKQQDSARYHVKKAISILSNARKEENTHYWLSSASQVAGNVAATDQRPQEALRAYRQALYVLDAGRKRERARLLVKAGNIYLQMKQPAVAVRQFEQALGLMLPGYKNSQLPDSSSLYGEFMLIDALEGKARALVEQGDKQQALQYLLLTFAVERKLRREFFSRSTRMLHQQQSRILAETAMELAYDLYNSTGNNQYAHTLLDISEMSKSQTLMEELWTNLQYSRLQSSDSLLARQRRLMQAMAYYEREAALAGQAAKSEAKEVAYELSLLQEKLKVKYPMLYQRSRQDVFSQLPEGTAVKSFFAGERYIFIIDLDRKGIHRVQRLDSGAVIQRQVKDFVSTYFRNGPQAMINVPSDYYQAAWRLYQQLWQRPVTGKRCLVVPDGWLGYLPFDALVTDSIYSPNIARWPYLLHHAPIGLAYSLETWLQQQQQPAPQQANLTGFFIAQGTAGRPPIPAVQKEYEAVSAAVGGQFFREKEASLANLRKAFASAAVLHLGTHAALQGKQDLPLLELADGQFFLFELYGLQFHPRLVVLSACRTGDGMLAEGEGIISLAREFAASGAGGIVAGLWNVHDAAAAGITGTFYRHLQHAESPLAALHDAKKDWLRSAHDNQLLKLPYYWASLTYAGHHHPVAIIVAKNNSKWMYWLEALLLSLLAGGLTWWYVFYRQRYADN, from the coding sequence ATGACCTGGCTGTGCTGCGTATACGCGAATGCGTTATTTGCGCAGGATACTTCTGTTCTGCGTAAACTGCAACAGGCCGATAACCTCGAGGAGTGGCTCTATGCCCGCATGGATTATGCCGCAGAAGATCCCGCGCATCGTCTTACTTTCCTGATGGCAACGCAGTCAGCCGCCTGGCGATTCCCCCGCAACAACCACGAACGCCTCGCCTGGCTGGACTTGCACACTTACCAGGGCTATTATCAATTGTACACAGGTCACATCATCCCTTCTATACAGGCTTACGAAGCTGCGTACCGTTACTATTATGATGATCCGGTGCCTGACACCGATGTGTTGGAGTTTGTACTGATGCCGCTCGGTAATAATTACACCCGACTGGGTGATTATGAACGTGCGCAGTTTATTCATGACAAGAGTTTACGTATTGCTCGCGAACGGAATGATGCCCGTGCCATTGCCGGTGCCTGTAGTAACCTGGCCGTTGCTGCGCAAATGCTGGAACAATTTGACGAGGCGAAACGATATGCATGGTCGGGATTGCAAAGCGCGCCGCCCGGCAGCAGCATTGCCGGTCTTCTACACGCAACGCTGGCCGATGTATACCACGAAACCAAACAGCAGGACAGTGCCCGTTATCATGTAAAGAAAGCCATCAGCATATTAAGCAACGCCCGTAAAGAAGAGAACACGCATTACTGGCTCAGTTCCGCCAGCCAGGTGGCAGGCAATGTAGCTGCCACCGATCAGCGACCACAGGAGGCCTTACGCGCTTATCGCCAGGCGCTGTATGTGTTGGATGCCGGTCGCAAACGGGAGCGCGCCAGGTTGCTGGTAAAAGCCGGGAATATTTATTTACAGATGAAGCAGCCGGCCGTGGCTGTGCGCCAGTTTGAGCAGGCGTTGGGCTTAATGCTGCCGGGTTATAAAAACAGTCAGCTGCCCGATTCATCCAGCCTGTATGGTGAATTTATGTTGATAGATGCGCTGGAGGGAAAAGCCCGGGCACTGGTAGAACAAGGCGATAAACAACAGGCGTTGCAATACCTGCTGCTTACGTTTGCGGTGGAACGTAAACTGCGCCGCGAGTTCTTCAGTCGTAGCACCCGTATGTTGCATCAGCAGCAAAGCCGTATACTGGCCGAAACGGCGATGGAGCTGGCGTACGACTTGTACAACAGTACCGGCAACAACCAATACGCGCATACGCTGCTCGACATTTCAGAAATGAGCAAGTCGCAAACCCTGATGGAGGAATTGTGGACGAACCTCCAATATAGCCGGTTACAATCAAGCGACTCATTGCTCGCGCGGCAGCGGCGTTTGATGCAGGCAATGGCGTATTACGAGCGCGAGGCGGCGTTGGCGGGGCAGGCGGCCAAATCGGAAGCGAAAGAAGTGGCGTACGAGTTGTCCCTGCTACAGGAAAAGCTGAAAGTGAAATACCCGATGCTTTACCAGCGGTCCAGGCAGGATGTGTTTTCACAACTGCCGGAAGGAACCGCCGTGAAGTCGTTCTTTGCCGGCGAGCGCTATATTTTTATCATTGATCTTGATCGCAAAGGAATACATCGCGTGCAGCGGCTGGATAGTGGGGCGGTAATACAGCGACAGGTAAAGGATTTCGTGTCCACTTATTTCCGAAATGGCCCGCAGGCAATGATCAATGTGCCATCGGATTATTATCAGGCTGCATGGCGTTTGTATCAGCAACTCTGGCAGCGGCCCGTAACAGGCAAACGCTGTCTCGTAGTGCCGGACGGATGGTTAGGTTATTTACCTTTCGATGCGCTGGTAACCGATTCCATCTATTCGCCCAACATTGCACGCTGGCCCTACCTGCTGCACCACGCGCCTATTGGCCTGGCATACTCCCTGGAAACCTGGTTGCAGCAGCAACAACAGCCAGCGCCCCAACAGGCTAACCTGACAGGCTTTTTTATCGCCCAGGGCACAGCCGGGCGGCCGCCTATTCCGGCCGTGCAAAAGGAATATGAGGCGGTAAGTGCGGCCGTCGGCGGACAGTTCTTCCGTGAAAAGGAAGCGTCGCTGGCTAACTTGCGCAAGGCTTTTGCATCGGCGGCAGTATTACATTTGGGAACGCACGCAGCGTTGCAGGGTAAACAGGATTTACCGTTGCTGGAGTTGGCGGACGGACAGTTTTTCCTATTCGAGTTGTATGGATTACAGTTTCATCCCCGCCTGGTTGTATTGAGTGCGTGCCGGACAGGCGACGGGATGCTGGCGGAAGGGGAGGGGATTATCAGTCTGGCGAGAGAATTCGCAGCATCCGGTGCGGGTGGTATCGTGGCCGGTTTATGGAATGTACATGATGCAGCTGCAGCGGGTATTACCGGTACATTTTATCGCCACCTGCAACATGCGGAAAGTCCGTTGGCTGCGTTACATGATGCAAAGAAAGACTGGTTGCGATCTGCACACGATAATCAGTTGTTAAAGCTGCCGTACTACTGGGCTTCGCTAACCTATGCAGGCCACCATCATCCCGTGGCGATCATCGTTGCAAAAAATAATTCAAAATGGATGTACTGGCTGGAGGCCCTGTTGTTATCGCTGTTGGCGGGTGGGCTGACGTGGTGGTATGTATTTTACCGGCAGCGGTATGCGGACAATTAA
- a CDS encoding PKD domain-containing protein has translation MSYRFFAVLSLLISCGLYQAAFAQLASDTLPATVHVDQSGNKTSLRAELRPLRKIAGAPDPFYTYFWEFGDGTFSFEKDPVHIYKDTGDYDLRLWATNNYDDGRPPTSKPRRVKVKTKAVTADAWRGSGFFKNGGVLDMKINRMPRPGEDMVAVLGYRNPGATKASGSLLVFYNEKQFKKDNFKLEDARTYHREKRTTIDEMLTMLPAQELEQQEVYATRGPSPAVYIDPSRKTAFTTLLAETQSLFREQAAWRFDDLQSEQEQFLFLTLRTTPEMIKDTNATVTISAIFVPDDIALPLEKFDMEMQIVASHDPNRMRLRNKLLNYRFVKKSKQLNYHVEFQNTGKGPASMVKIGVTIPSRLDAATLEVTDFSPKCVMCDSAYAGQSCLDTIIRRDSVFFVFRNIYLPGMQQEGVNEDDSTKGFVKYRIRFLKDIQKLPFKSQASIVFDKNEPVITNKSVGRWQPGLSAIGIAGYRIGYPKDSAAANTRDLVLGAALSTYSPWRFYLQPEIYFNVRQRSETLTRRSDLQRDTSIGQTRYLITSRSTYAVSSALLLDVVPVHLRYNVNRFIGVGAGASCSITAFGKTYDRDEIELAELGTADPRKVTLESEKPATKQRFEAFNSALFADVNLGMARVGPALGVRYYHYLEGSSKYLFLYATWRF, from the coding sequence ATGTCATACCGCTTCTTTGCAGTTTTATCCCTCCTCATATCCTGTGGCCTTTACCAGGCAGCATTTGCACAATTGGCAAGTGACACCCTGCCTGCTACTGTTCACGTTGACCAGTCCGGCAATAAAACCAGCCTGCGTGCAGAATTGCGTCCGCTCAGGAAGATAGCGGGTGCACCGGATCCGTTCTATACTTACTTCTGGGAATTTGGGGATGGAACTTTCAGCTTTGAAAAAGACCCGGTACATATTTATAAAGACACCGGCGACTATGACCTGCGCCTGTGGGCCACGAATAATTATGACGATGGCAGGCCGCCTACCAGTAAGCCGCGCCGCGTAAAAGTGAAAACAAAAGCCGTAACGGCAGATGCGTGGCGCGGATCGGGGTTCTTTAAAAACGGTGGCGTGCTGGACATGAAAATCAATCGTATGCCCCGGCCGGGTGAGGATATGGTGGCGGTACTCGGTTATCGTAATCCGGGTGCCACCAAAGCCAGCGGCTCTTTGCTGGTGTTTTATAATGAGAAGCAGTTTAAGAAAGATAATTTTAAACTGGAAGATGCGCGTACCTATCACCGGGAAAAGAGGACCACCATCGATGAAATGCTGACCATGCTGCCGGCGCAGGAGCTGGAGCAGCAGGAGGTGTACGCGACGCGTGGTCCATCGCCTGCTGTGTACATAGATCCCAGCCGGAAGACCGCTTTCACGACCCTGCTGGCCGAAACGCAGTCGCTGTTTCGCGAACAGGCAGCGTGGCGGTTCGACGATCTTCAAAGTGAGCAGGAACAATTCCTCTTCCTCACCTTGCGCACCACACCCGAAATGATTAAGGACACCAATGCGACAGTAACGATCAGCGCCATCTTTGTACCTGATGACATCGCCCTGCCGCTGGAAAAGTTCGATATGGAAATGCAGATCGTCGCCTCTCATGACCCTAACCGCATGCGTTTGCGCAACAAGTTGCTGAATTACCGTTTCGTGAAAAAGAGTAAGCAACTCAATTACCATGTGGAGTTTCAGAACACGGGTAAAGGTCCGGCCAGTATGGTAAAGATCGGCGTCACCATCCCTTCGCGGCTGGATGCTGCTACGCTGGAAGTAACCGACTTTTCGCCAAAATGTGTGATGTGTGACAGTGCGTATGCGGGACAGAGTTGCCTGGACACCATCATTCGTCGCGACAGCGTATTCTTTGTGTTCCGGAATATCTACCTGCCGGGCATGCAACAGGAGGGCGTGAATGAAGACGATAGTACGAAAGGCTTTGTAAAATATCGCATCCGTTTTCTGAAGGACATACAGAAGCTGCCGTTTAAAAGCCAGGCCAGTATCGTGTTTGACAAGAACGAACCTGTTATCACCAATAAGTCTGTCGGTCGCTGGCAGCCGGGCCTGTCCGCGATCGGTATTGCCGGTTATCGTATCGGATATCCAAAAGATTCGGCCGCTGCCAATACGAGGGACCTGGTGTTGGGTGCAGCCTTATCTACCTATTCCCCCTGGCGGTTTTACCTGCAACCGGAAATCTATTTTAATGTCCGCCAACGGTCTGAAACGCTTACCCGCAGATCGGACCTGCAACGCGATACCTCCATCGGTCAAACACGTTATCTCATTACCTCGCGCAGTACCTATGCCGTTAGCTCGGCTTTGTTGCTGGACGTGGTGCCGGTGCATCTGCGTTACAACGTGAATCGTTTCATTGGTGTGGGCGCAGGTGCCTCGTGCAGCATCACCGCCTTTGGTAAAACCTATGATCGTGACGAGATCGAACTCGCAGAGTTAGGCACGGCCGATCCCAGGAAAGTTACACTGGAAAGTGAGAAACCCGCTACCAAACAACGGTTCGAGGCCTTTAACAGTGCGTTGTTCGCAGATGTTAACTTAGGCATGGCCCGCGTAGGCCCGGCGTTGGGAGTACGTTACTATCATTACCTGGAAGGGTCAAGCAAGTACCTGTTCCTCTATGCAACCTGGAGATTTTAG